GGATGGAAAACATCTGGCAGTAGTAAACCATGAGTCCAATTCGATTACTACGTTTGCCATTGATTATGAGAAGAAACTGCTGACAATGAAAGGAAAACCTATGAAGGTAGAAACACCAAACAGTATTATTTTCTCAAAATGTCAGGAATAAATAAATTTTAAGAAAAAAGGAAGTGCAAAGCTATGGAAAGCGGGCCTTATCCCGGGAATATTAAAAACAGAATAAAAAAAGAAATCCATATTCCTGCGGGCAGGCCGCCTTTCGTGTTCTGCCATGCAGGATATGAAGGGAGAAACCATGATTAGAATATTTAAAACAATTGATGGGAAAATTCATCAGGTAGAGGAAGCCAGCGAAGGCTGCTGGCTTGCGCTTACCGATCCTACTGCAACGGAGATTTTTGAGGTTGCAAGGAAGTATCATATTGAAGTAGACGACTTGAGAGCGCCTTTGGATGAGGAAGAACGTTCACGTATTGAGGTGGAGGATGACTATACCTTGATTATCGTGGATACGCCGATTTTGGAGGAAAGAGGAGAGAAAGACTGGTATGGTACTATCCCTTTATCAATTATTGTAACAGATGAGATTATTATTACGGTATGTCTGGAGGATACCTCAGTTCTGGGGCGATTTATGGATGGACGTGTCCGTAATTTTTATACGTATATGAAAACCAGATTTATTCTTCAGATTTTGTATAAAAATGCAAGCATGTTCCTGCATTATCTGCGTATTATAGATAAGAAAAGTGAAGAAGTGGAAGAAAAGCTTCAGGAGTCTACGAAAAATAAAGAACTCATTGAGCTTCTGGAACTGGAAAAATCACTGGTTTATTTTACTACCTCGTTAAGGTCCAATGAAATCGTGTTGGAAAAACTTTTGAAGGTAGAGCGTATTAAGCAGTATCCGGATGATACAGATCTTCTGGAAGATGTTATTATAGAGAATAAGCAGGCCATTGAGATGGCGAATGTATACAGTGGAATTTTAAGTGGAATGACAGATGCGTTTGCTTCTATTGTATCCAATAATCTCAATATCGTTATGAAATTTTTGGCGACAGTTACCATTGTTATGTCTATTCCTACTATGATTTTCAGCGCCTATGGAATGAATGTAAATCTCAAAGGAATGCCTTTTGCATCTCATCCTGAGGGATTTGCCATTGTAATTGTACTTTCACTGCTTTTAAGTCTGATAGTGGCATTTATCTTTTCAAAAAAGAATTTATTTTAAGCAGCAGTTGTTAAAGGAGAAATTATGAATTTTTTAAACAAGATGGAAAGACAGTATGGAAGATATGCCATACACAATTTGACAAAGTATATGATAGGGTGCTATGCCATAGGGTATATTTTACTGTATATCGGACAGGCATTCGGCGCTAACTTTTTTCAGTACCTGCTTTTAAGTCCTTATCATATTATGCACGGACAGATATGGAGAATTGTTTCATGGATTTTGATACCGCCTTCCAGCTCTAATATTATTTTTGTGTTAATTATGCTGTCCTTTTATTACTATCTGGGTACGGCACTGGAACGGACATGGGGCGCATTTCGTTATAATGTTTATATTTTAGGCGGGATGCTTTGTACGGTTATCGGAGCGTTTATCCTGTATTTTATTTCAGGACCAAATGAAATGTTTTCTCTGATTAACGGAATGAGTTTCTCAACTTATTACATTAATTTATCTATTTTCCTTGCCTTTGCCATGAATTATCCGGATATGGAAGTGTTGTTTATGATGATTATTCCCATTAAAATAAAGTATCTGGCGCTTTTAGATGTGGCATATCTGCTTTACGATTTAATAAGAGGCGGATGGGGCACACGTACGGTAATCATTGCATCACTTTTGAACTTTATTATTTATTTTTTAATGACAAGAAATTACAGGAGAATATCTCCGCAGGAAATTCATAGAAAACAACAGTTTAAGAAAGCTGTTCATCCGCAGATGACACCGGGAGGAACAAGACATAAATGTGCGGTATGCGGAAGGACAGAAAAAGATGGGGAGCACTTAGAATTCCGTTATTGCTCAAAATGTAATGGAAATTATGAATATTGTCAGGATCATTTGTTTACCCATCAGCATATAAAATAGGAGGATTACTTACATGCGTAAAACAAAAATCGTTTGCACCATGGGACCAAATACAGATAATAAGGACATTATGGAGGCTTTGGTTAAAAATGGGATGAATGTAGCCCGTTTTAACTTTTCGCATGGTGATTACGAAGAACAGCGCAATCGTATGGATTTATTAAAACGTGTAAGAGAAGAACAGGGAAAACCTGTTGCTATTCTTCTTGACACAAAAGGACCGGAAATTCGCACCGGTGTTTTGGAAAACGGAAAAAAAGTAACGTTGTCGGAAGGGGCAGACTTTACTTTATATACAAAAGAGACAGTGGGAAATGCTTCCGGCTGTTCTATTACTTATGCGGGGCTTACAGAAGATGTAAAACAGGGAAACCGAATTTTAATTGATGACGGTTTGATTGAGCTGGAAGTAAAAGAAGTAGAAAAAGATGCTATCCATTGCCGTGTGGTAAACGGAGGAGAGCTTGGAGAAAAGAAGGGAATTAACGTTCCAAATGTAAAAGTACAGCTTCCTGTTGTTACAGAAAAAGATAAGGCAGATATTATTTTTGGAATTGAGCAAAAAATAGATTTTATTGCGGCTTCTTTTATCAGAAATGCAGAGGGTGTAAAAGAAATTCGCAAAATTCTCGAGGAGCATCATGCAGAGGATATTGCTATTATTGCAAAAATCGAAAATGCAGAAGGTTTGGAAAATATTGATGAGATTATTGAAGTGGCAGATGGCATTATGGTAGCCAGAGGCGATTTGGGAGTGGAAATTCCTGCTCCTCAGGTTCCTCATATTCAGAAGATGATTATTCATAAATGCAATGCCAATTATATTCCGGTTATCACAGCAACACAGATGCTGGACTCTATGATACGTAATCCACGTCCTACCCGTGCAGAGGTAACCGACGTTGCAAATGCAATTTATGACGGTACAGATGCCATTATGCTGTCAGGCGAGACAGCAGCAGGAAAATATCCTGTGGAAGCTCTGAAAATGATGAGCGAAATTGCAGAAAACACAGAACAGTACGTAAATTATGACCAATATATTATGCACAGAACCATGTATAAGAAAACAAAGGTGTCCTGTGCCATCGGAATTGCATCTGTTCGTACAGCCAGAAATATTGAAGCTGACTGTATTGCAACACCAACCATGTCGGGAAAGACAGCCCGCTTAATTTCCAGTTTCCGTCCGGTGATGCCGATTTATGCCATTACTCCAAATGAGAGAGTAGAGCGTAAAATGCAGCTTTATTGGGGCGTTACACCGTTAAAGGGATATACAAGAGATACGGCGGAAAATGTTATTTTAAATGCAATGGAAACTTTGAAAGAGAAGAAGCTGGTGAAGAAAGGCCAGATGGTGGTTGTCACGGCAGGCGATCCGGCTACAAACAGCAGCAAGGCTGAAGCAAATGTTACAAATATGCTTCATGTTATGGAAGTGATTTAAAAATTGGAAGCTATTGTATGAAACGCATTGAGGAGATGTGTTTTATGCAATAGCTTTTTTGTTTCATAGGAGACTGTGCTGTTGCACAATCTTTTTATGTTAGATTGACAATATGTTTATTTAGGAAAATATTTAGGAAGCTATCCTGCAAAACTGCTATGGTTTCCAGATATTCATGTCTGCCAAAATGGACAGAGTTATTTCTGCTGCAATAATTCCGCTTGCGTGACTTGCTGCATGGATATTAGTGGCGAAAAAGTATGTGTTGTTTGGATTTTCTACGAAACCGATAAACCAGCCGTTTATATCCTGCCCGTTTACACGTCCTGTTCCGGTTTTTCCATAAAAATCCCCAAGGTCAGAGGAAGATATGTGAATAGCGTCTTTTACTGCTTTCATATTTTCCTCTGTAAAATTCAAGCTGTTCTGCTGCAATTTCGTTAAAAGCTCGACCTGCTCGATTGGGGAAATTTTCAGGGAAGCTTCCATCCAATAAGAAGAAAAATCACTGTTTAAATCCTCATTGCCATATCCGATTTTGTGAAGATAAGCTTGAACAGAAACAGCGCCAAGCTGTTCGTCAAGAGATTGGAAGTACCAGTTTACAGAAGAATTCATAGCGGACTGCAAGGTTTGATTTTTATTCCATGCTTCAAAAGGATAGGAGGTTCCGTTCCATTCGATTAAGGAGCTTTCGGGTTTGATAATACCGGTTTCTAGTGCAAACAAAGCATTATATATTTTGTAAGTAGAGTTTGGGGCAATACGTAGAACTGCCTGTTTTTTATTGTGTATTTTCCAAGTCTCATTTTTTAAATCATATAATACAAAGCTGCCTTCATATCCCTCAAAATAATTGCTAAGGTGCAGCTTGGAGCAGTTCTTTGCAGAAGTGTCCCACAGATAGAGGTCTTTATCCGCTGCGTAGGTAGAGACAAATGGTGCAAATCCCAAAATAAGAAAAGATACCAACAGAAAAGAAAACATACTTTTTCGCTTTTTCTTTGCGGTTGGTTTTTCATAAGAAGCAATACTTAGAATTCTTCGCTTCATTTGTTTCATATTTCCGCTGATACCGGATACAAAGGGATGCGGGGTAAGAGAAAGTTTGCCGGCGAGGTTAAGCAGTGTATTTCCGTACGCCACATAATCGTCTGCTTTCAACATTTTTAAAACAGAAGTATCACAGGCAATTTCTCGGTCATTTCGCATTTCTTTCAGTGCATATCGGACAAGAGGGTGGAACCAGTAAACAATTCCGGCAAGGCTCATCAGATAGTTTACTATCCCATCTTTATGTTTGTAGTGCTGCAATTCATGTAAGAGCATGTATCGAATATCTTCTTCTTTACTGTCGGATATGAGATGAATGGGAAGATAGATACAGGGTTTAAAAACCCCCACAATAACAGGAGATTTCAGAAAAACAGTGCTGTATACAGAAATATTTTTGGTAATGCCTGTGTCTTTTAGACAGCGCTGATATACTTGATGAACCTTGGGATTTTGAAGAGGTAAAGCAGATTTTTTCAAGGTGCGCAGGCGGAAGGCCGATTTGATGAAGAACAATAACATTGTGATAATACCCAATATCCAAAGAGCAAATAAAAAATAGCCGATTATAGGGGGAAAATACTTATTTACAGAAAGTGTAAAATCCTCCATCCAGTTTTTACCGTGTGCAATATTTGTACTTGCGGACGGGTTTAGTGCTGTGTTTGTTTGGAAAGAAGAAATAAGATTTTGATTTTTAAACCATACGAACAATTCTGATAATTTGATAAAACGAAATGGCATAAAGGGAACCGCTAAAAGTCCCAATAGCAGAAACCATAAGTTATACTGCATTCGGCTGGACAAGCTGTTTTTTAAAATTCGTTTCATAAGTAAAAGAACACCAATGATGCCACAGAGCAATAAGTTAGAAATAAGAAAACGGAACATAAAATCGTCCATATTATTTGCCTCCTTTTTCCTGTTTCTGTGAAAGGAGAGCACGAAGCGTATCCAATTCAGAGTCAGATAATTTATCACTTTCGATATAGGCAGATACCATGGCGGTAATATCTCCGTCATAATAGCGGTTTAGAAAAGAAGAGCTTTCCTGTCCGATGTATTCACTCTCTTTCACTGTGGGAGTATAGATAAACATACGGCTTTCTTTTTTATAAGTAAGGACACCTTTGGTTACAAGGCGCTTGATTAGAGTCTGAATGGTTTTGGGACTCCAGCTTGTAATGGGCAGTAATTTTTCTGTGATTTCCTTTGTGCTGATAGGTGCGTATTTCCATACGATTTTCATGATCTCAAATTCAGCTTCGGAAATTTGTGGAAGAGTTTTCATGATTAATCTCCTTTAAATCTTCTAATTGTAATATTTATATTACAGTTAGAAGGAGTAGGATTGCCAATTTTTCGCATAAAAGATAAAAAATGCTGAAACTTTTTGTTTGTTAAAGTTTCAGCATTAAACTAAGACTGCCGGCAGCGGGACTTGAACCCGCACGTGGTTGCCCACAACAGATTTTGAGTCTGCCTCGTCTGCCATTCCGACACGCCGGCATTTCCTTACGGAACATAAAATATATTATCATAGAAAAAAGAGAATTGCAAGCTTTTTTTGAAAATAATGTAAAAAACCTACAATTCCCCAATTTTTAGTTATTTGTTTTGTTTTTCTACTAATTTTTCATAAAAATCAAAACAATCAAAAGTTGCAAAATAATCTGACGGTTTTTCTGCACGGCGTATTAATTGAACACTTCCGTCTTCCTTTAAAAGTAATTCCGCTGATTTTAATTTTCCATTATAGTTATATCCCATGGCAAAACCGTGAGCGCCTGTATCGTGAATAACCAGAATATCGCCCTTTTGAATTTCCGGAAGCATTCTGTCAACAGCAAATTTATCATTGTTTTCACACAGTGAACCTGTAACATCATATTTGTGGTCTAAGGGCAGGTTTTCCTTTCCCATTACCGTAATATGGTGATAAGCTCCGTACATGGCAGGGCGCATAAGATTTACCGCACAGGCATCTAAGCCGATATAATCTTTATGGGTATGTTTTTCGTGGATTGCGGTTGTTACAAGACAGCCATAGGGTCCCATCATAAAACGTCCCAATTCGGAATAAATAGCAACATCACCCATACCCGCAGGAACAAGGACTTCATCGTAAACACGGTGAACACCTTCTCCGATGGCACGGATATCATTTGGCTCTTGGTCAGGGGTATATGGAATACCCACGCCGCCTGAAAGGTTAATAAAGCATATTTTGGCGCCTGTTTCTTTTTCAAGTCTCACTGCAAGCTCAAAAAGTTTTTTTGCCAGCATAGGGTAATATTCATTGGTGACGGTATTGCTTGCCAAAAAGGCATGTATTCCAAATTCTTTAGAGCCTTTTTCTTTTAAAATGCGGAAAGCATCAAAAATCTGTTCCTCTGTCATGCCGTATTTTGCGTCTCCCGGATTATCCATAATTCCGTTGCATACTTCAAAAATGCCGCCGGGATTAAAACGACAGCTAATTCTTTCAGGAATTTTTCCGATAGCTTTTTCTAAAAAATCAATGTGGGTAATATCGTCTAAATTAATGGTAGCTCCTAATTGAGCTGCGTATTGGAAGTCCTCTGTCGGTGTATCATTGGAGGAAAACATAATATCTTCTCCGACACAGCCAATGGCTTCTGACAGCATCAGTTCTGTATAAGATGAACAGTCACAGCCAAAACCATATTCTCTTAAAAGGTTGATTAAAAATGGATTGGCATTTGCTTTTACTGCAAAATATTCTTTAAATCCCTTGTTCCATGAAAAGGCTTCTTTCATAGCTTTTGCATTTTCCCGAATTCCTTTTTCGTCATAAAGATGAAATGGGGTGGGATATGTTTTTATGATTTCTTCAAGCTGCTCTTTTGTAACAAATGTCTTTTTCTCCATCCTTTTAACTCCTTTGTGCGTTTATAATTTTCGTTTGTGTAAA
The DNA window shown above is from Blautia hansenii DSM 20583 and carries:
- a CDS encoding magnesium transporter CorA family protein; the protein is MIRIFKTIDGKIHQVEEASEGCWLALTDPTATEIFEVARKYHIEVDDLRAPLDEEERSRIEVEDDYTLIIVDTPILEERGEKDWYGTIPLSIIVTDEIIITVCLEDTSVLGRFMDGRVRNFYTYMKTRFILQILYKNASMFLHYLRIIDKKSEEVEEKLQESTKNKELIELLELEKSLVYFTTSLRSNEIVLEKLLKVERIKQYPDDTDLLEDVIIENKQAIEMANVYSGILSGMTDAFASIVSNNLNIVMKFLATVTIVMSIPTMIFSAYGMNVNLKGMPFASHPEGFAIVIVLSLLLSLIVAFIFSKKNLF
- the pyk gene encoding pyruvate kinase codes for the protein MRKTKIVCTMGPNTDNKDIMEALVKNGMNVARFNFSHGDYEEQRNRMDLLKRVREEQGKPVAILLDTKGPEIRTGVLENGKKVTLSEGADFTLYTKETVGNASGCSITYAGLTEDVKQGNRILIDDGLIELEVKEVEKDAIHCRVVNGGELGEKKGINVPNVKVQLPVVTEKDKADIIFGIEQKIDFIAASFIRNAEGVKEIRKILEEHHAEDIAIIAKIENAEGLENIDEIIEVADGIMVARGDLGVEIPAPQVPHIQKMIIHKCNANYIPVITATQMLDSMIRNPRPTRAEVTDVANAIYDGTDAIMLSGETAAGKYPVEALKMMSEIAENTEQYVNYDQYIMHRTMYKKTKVSCAIGIASVRTARNIEADCIATPTMSGKTARLISSFRPVMPIYAITPNERVERKMQLYWGVTPLKGYTRDTAENVILNAMETLKEKKLVKKGQMVVVTAGDPATNSSKAEANVTNMLHVMEVI
- a CDS encoding BlaR1 family beta-lactam sensor/signal transducer — translated: MDDFMFRFLISNLLLCGIIGVLLLMKRILKNSLSSRMQYNLWFLLLGLLAVPFMPFRFIKLSELFVWFKNQNLISSFQTNTALNPSASTNIAHGKNWMEDFTLSVNKYFPPIIGYFLFALWILGIITMLLFFIKSAFRLRTLKKSALPLQNPKVHQVYQRCLKDTGITKNISVYSTVFLKSPVIVGVFKPCIYLPIHLISDSKEEDIRYMLLHELQHYKHKDGIVNYLMSLAGIVYWFHPLVRYALKEMRNDREIACDTSVLKMLKADDYVAYGNTLLNLAGKLSLTPHPFVSGISGNMKQMKRRILSIASYEKPTAKKKRKSMFSFLLVSFLILGFAPFVSTYAADKDLYLWDTSAKNCSKLHLSNYFEGYEGSFVLYDLKNETWKIHNKKQAVLRIAPNSTYKIYNALFALETGIIKPESSLIEWNGTSYPFEAWNKNQTLQSAMNSSVNWYFQSLDEQLGAVSVQAYLHKIGYGNEDLNSDFSSYWMEASLKISPIEQVELLTKLQQNSLNFTEENMKAVKDAIHISSSDLGDFYGKTGTGRVNGQDINGWFIGFVENPNNTYFFATNIHAASHASGIIAAEITLSILADMNIWKP
- a CDS encoding BlaI/MecI/CopY family transcriptional regulator — encoded protein: MKTLPQISEAEFEIMKIVWKYAPISTKEITEKLLPITSWSPKTIQTLIKRLVTKGVLTYKKESRMFIYTPTVKESEYIGQESSSFLNRYYDGDITAMVSAYIESDKLSDSELDTLRALLSQKQEKGGK
- a CDS encoding diaminopimelate decarboxylase; the encoded protein is MEKKTFVTKEQLEEIIKTYPTPFHLYDEKGIRENAKAMKEAFSWNKGFKEYFAVKANANPFLINLLREYGFGCDCSSYTELMLSEAIGCVGEDIMFSSNDTPTEDFQYAAQLGATINLDDITHIDFLEKAIGKIPERISCRFNPGGIFEVCNGIMDNPGDAKYGMTEEQIFDAFRILKEKGSKEFGIHAFLASNTVTNEYYPMLAKKLFELAVRLEKETGAKICFINLSGGVGIPYTPDQEPNDIRAIGEGVHRVYDEVLVPAGMGDVAIYSELGRFMMGPYGCLVTTAIHEKHTHKDYIGLDACAVNLMRPAMYGAYHHITVMGKENLPLDHKYDVTGSLCENNDKFAVDRMLPEIQKGDILVIHDTGAHGFAMGYNYNGKLKSAELLLKEDGSVQLIRRAEKPSDYFATFDCFDFYEKLVEKQNK